The sequence TCAGGATGGGCCGGTCCCAGTTCATGAATTTGTGCAGCCCGCCGCGCCTAGCGATCATCTCGTCGCCGGGGCGCATGCACAGGTGGTAGGTGTTGCCGAGGATGATGCGCGCGCCGAGGTCTTTTAGATCCTGGGGGCAGACCGCCTTGACCGTGCCCTGTGTGCCCACGGGCATGAAAATGGGGGTAGGGATGACGCCGTGGGCGGTGTGCAGTTCGCCGGTGCGGGCTTTGCCGTCGGTGCTGTGTAGAGTGAATTTTCCGATATGCATGTTCACGCTTTGTGTTACGTTACGGGTGAAGCGGAGCGGGAAACAACCCCGGTCCGCGGACAAAGGTCGGCGAGTTCGCAGGCATCGCAGAGGGGTTTGCGGGCAGCACAGACCTCACGGCCAAAAAGGACCAGGTAGTGGTTGACCGCTCCCCAGCTTTCCTGCGGGAAAAGTTTGAGCAGATCCTGTTCGACCTTGTCCGGGTTGGTTTGCCGGGTCAACCCGAGACGAAAGCTGATCCGCTTGACATGGGTGTCCACGGCGATGCCCGCGTGCACGCCGTAAGCGTTGGACAGGACCACGTTGGCCGTCTTGCGGGCCACACCGGCCAGGGTCAGCATTTCTTCCATGGTCCTCGGCACCTGACCGCCGAAGTGGGTCACGATGCGCACTGCCGAGGCGTGCAGGTTTTTGGCCTTGTTGCGGAAAAACCCGGTGGAGCGGATTACGCTCTCGATCTGAGCGGGATCGGCCGTGGCCATCTGCTCCACGGTTCTCCAGGTGGCAAAGAGCTTTGGTGTGACCATGTTGACACGCGCATCCGTGCATTGGGCCGACAGGATCGTGGCCACGAGCAGCTCCCATGGCGTGGACCAGGAAAGCTCGGTCCGGGGCCTGGGATACCGCCGGGCCAGTCGCTCGCGAACGGCCCGGGCTCGTGCGGTGATGGATGAAACTCTCATGCGATGCTCCACGTGCAGACGTGTCTGAAGACGCCGAGCCTTGCCTGACAGTTTTTTTTCGCAACCTCAAGTTTTTTGCATGGAGGTAAAAATGGGACAGATTCTGGTCTACATGACGTTTCCGGATCAAAAGACCGCCACGCGGATAGGGCGGGCCTTGCTCGAAAAGCGCCTGGTCGCCTGCGTCAACATCCTGCCGCAGGTCCAGTCCATGTATTGGTGGGAAGACGAGATCCAGCACGAGACCGAGGTGATCGTGCTGGCCAAGACGGCCCAGACCCTGTTCGAGCCGCTCAAAACTTGCGTTCTCGGCCTGCATCCTTATGAAGTACCTTGTATAGTGGCATTGGCGCTGGGCCATGGCCACGAGCCTTTTTTGCAGTGGGTTGACAAACAGACCCGTGACCGTTTGGAGAAATGCCCCCAAAATGAGTTGACTGGGTTAAAAAAACGTTCATAGCAATGCGCAACGCATAATTGAGGAGGCTACCCCTTTTCGTGAGGTTTCATATACTGACTTTTGGATGCCAGATGAATGTGGCGGACGCCGACTGGTTGACCCAATCTTTGGTCTCCAGAGGCTGGACCGAGGCGGGCGAATCCGACGCCCAGGTTTTCGTGGTCACGACGTGCAGCGTGCGGGAAAAGCCCGAACAGAAAGTGTATTCCCTGCTCGGCCGGCTGAAGAGCTACGCCGACCGGAGTCCGGATGTTTTCGTGGCCGTGGGCGGCTGCGTGGCTCAGCAGATCGGCGAGGAATTCTGGAACCGTTTTCCTTTCGTTCGCCTGGTTTTCGGCACCGACGGAACGGCCATGGTGCCCCAGGCTCTGGAGCGGCTGGCCAACGACCCTGCGCTACGGATAAGCCTGCTTGATTTTCTGGACCATTATCCCGAACGCGAACAGCCCGAAGGCGGTACTGTCCAGGCTCAGGCCTTTGTGAACATCATGCAGGGGTGCGATAATTTTTGCGCCTACTGCATCGTGCCTTTCACCAGGGGACGGCAGAAATCGCGCAGCTCGGACGCCGTGGTGGCCGAATGCGAGGCCCTGGTGCGTCGTGGCGCGCGCGAACTGACCCTTTTGGGGCAGAACGTGAACAGCTACGGCCAGGACAAGCATGGCGACGGAACATCCTTTGCGTCGCTCCTGGAGCGGATATCCGCCATTCCCGGCCTCATGCGCCTCAAATTCACGACATCGCATCCCAAGGACATCGCCCCGGAGGTTGTGACCGCATTCGGCAAACTGCCCAATCTTTGCCCGCAGCTGCATCTGCCCGTGCAGTCCGGGTCCGACGCAGTCCTGAAGGCCATGGGGCGCAAATACACACGGGCGCGTTACCTGGACACGATCCGCGAGCTGCGCCGGGTTTGCCCGCAAATTACCCTGACCACGGACATCATTGTCGGTTTTCCGGGCGAGACTCTTCAGGATTTTGAAGATACTCTGGAACTTATGCGTGAAGTGCGGTACGAATCCAGCTTCTCCTTCAAGTATTCGGACCGGCCGGGGGTGCGCGCCGAAAAGATGGATTTCAAGGTGCCCGAAGAAGAGAAGTCGCGGCGTCTCGCGGTGCTGCAGGAGATGCAGGACCGAATCACCGTCGAGGAGTTGGCCGCGCAGGTGGGGTCGATGGCCGAAGTGCTGGTCGAAGGGCCGAGCAAGATGCAGGACAGTGAGTATATTTTTTGGAGAGGCCGTGACGGGGGCGGACGGATTGTCAATTTCTCATCGCCCATACCTTGCCTGACTGGCAGAATGGTTCGCGTGCGCATCGTGGACGCGAAGAAACACTCCCTCGTGGGAGAGATTCGAGGTGAACCGTGGTAGACATGATGGTTTTCGGATTGGCACTGGACGAGGATTCGCAGATGCCCATCCTTATTTTAAAGGACACATCGGAAGATATCATTTTTCCCATCTGGATCGGCGCCATGGAGGCCATGTCCATTTCCATGGCCCTGAACAAGGTCGCCGTACCCAGACCCATGACTCACGACTTGATTTTGACCATACTGGAGAAGATGGAAACCCGGCTGGTCGCGGTGGAGATCATCTCCATCCACGAAGGCACCTATTATGCCGAACTTGTGTTGCAAGGCGAGACCGGCGAGCGCCGCGTCGATTGCCGTCCTTCGGATTCCATCGCCCTGGCCCTCAGAGCCCAGGTGCCCATCCGTGTTTCGGAGGAAGTCATCGCTTTGAACAAGACGTTGCAGAAAGGCGTTTTTCAGGAGGTTGTCACGGGCGAGGACAGCGACAAGTGGACGGACATCCTCTCCAAGTACAGCCTGGACGATCTCAAGTACAAGATGTGACGCGGCTGTGATCGATCTGCATACCCATTCGAGCTTTAGCGACGGGGAACTGATCCCGGCTGAATTGGCGCGTCGGGCCAAGGTGGCCGGGTACCGGGCCATAGCCATCACCGACCACGCCGACGCCTCCAATATGGATTTTGCGTTGCCGCGCGTGGCCGCCATGGCGAAGGAGTATTCCATCTACATGGATATCGTCATTGTGGCGGGGGTCGAGCTGACGCACGTGCCGTCCGCCCTCATGGAGCAGGAGGTGCGCCGCGCCCGCGCTCTGGGCGCGGGAATTGTCGTGGCCCATGGAGAGACCATTGTCGAACCGGTGGAGGCAGGTACGAACCTTGCGGCCATCATGGCCGGCGTGGACGTGCTGGCCCATCCCGGGCTGATCACGGAAGAAGAGGTTCGGCTGGCGGCTGAAAAGGGCGTGCGGCTTGAAATCACGACCCGGGCCGGACACGGATACACCAATGGGCACGTCCTGGCCCTGGCCCGTGCGCATGGCGCCAAACTGGTTGTCAATAACGATGCCCATTCTTCGCGGGATCTGACCTGCGCGGAGCTGCGCCGCAAGATCGCGCTCGGGTGCGGCATGACCCCCGAAGAATATCGGCAGGCGGACGCAGAGGCCTGGGCTCTTGTGTCCCGGAGCCTTTGCCTGTAGTGAACCGAAAATTTGTTGTGCCCTATATAATCTCGTAGTGTAAAAGGTGACAGATATGGAAGCAGTAGCTCAAACGGGCGTTGTTGAGCAGATGAATGTTACGCAGCCGATCGATTCCATTCAATCTCTTGGCGCCGCCACGCAGCTCGGCGGTATGTCGCAGATGGGATTCTGGGACATGATTTCTAACGCGACCGTGGTTGTGCAGGGTGTCATGACCCTCTTGGCCATCATGTCGCTTATCAGCTGGTCGATCATTTTTTTCAAGATAATCCAGATCAATGTCGGGCGGCGTAAAGCCCTCCGCGAACGGGCGCTGTTCCAGAACGCCACGAATCTGGCCGACGGAGTGCAGACCTTGCGCGAGCAGGGCAACTCGGCCCTGTACCCCATAGCCAAGCGGGGCTTGCAGGAGTTTCGCCGCCTGGAGCAATCCGTCATTCATCCCAACCTGAAGTTCCGCGTCGCCGGCGACAACCTGCGCCGGGTGCTCGAACAAGGGGTGAGCGAAGGGCTTGGAGAAATGTCCAGGTCTTTGTCCTTTTTGGCGACATGTGCCAATGCGGCCCCGTTTATCGGTCTTTTCGGTACTGTCTGGGGCATCATGAACTCGTTTCATGCCATCGGACAGATGAAAACGGCGGCTCTGGCCGCAGTCGCGCCCGGTATTTCCGAGGCCCTTGTAGCCACTGCCATCGGTCTGGCCGTGGCCATTCCGGCGACCATCGCTTACAATACCTTTCTGGGCATGATCACCACCGTGCATACGGAGATGGAGTGCTTCGCCAGCGAATTTTTGAATCGCGCCCAGCTTGAACTCCCATGGATGAACAAGCGGAGTGAATAAATCATGCAGGTAAATTCAGGAAAAGGCTTTCTGGCGGAGATCAACGTCACGCCTTTTGTGGACGTCATGCTGGTGCTGCTCATCATTTTCATGGTGACTGCGCCCATGCTGACCCAGGGTGTTGAAGTCGACCTGCCTGAAACCAAGGCTGTTGAGACCCTGCCTGAGGACAGCGACACTGTGGTGTTGCACGTGCTCAAAGACGGGACCATCAAGCTCGACAAGTATGAGGTCAAGGTCGATGAACTGGGCAACTATCTCAAAAGAATGGAATTTGAGAAAGGGAAACTGCTTTATCTGCAGGCCGACAAGGATGTGGCGTACGGCGTTGTCGTCAAGGTGATGGCGGAAGTCAGGGCCGCAGGCGTGCAAAAGCTGGGAGTCGTGGCAGAACCTGAGGAAGAGAACCCCTAGGATAAGGCGTTTTTGTGTTTAATTCGCTACGTCATTTGAGTTGGGTTTTCTCCATTGTGCTGCATTTGGTCGTGCTGCTCGGCGGAGCCTATGTGTCCACGGACACCCATATTAAACTTAATCTGAACAAAAGAATGTACGAGGTCGACCTGGTCGGCCCTCCGAATAAAGGCAAGCCGGGGGCCAAGAGCGCGCGCAAAAAGGCCCCCGAAGTCGCCGAGGCTCCTCAAAAACCCGAAGCCAAGGATGCCAAGACCGTAAAGGCTCCGGATGAGCCCAAAAAGCCGGAGAAGAAAGCTGCCCCAAGCGAGACAGCCAAGGCGATTCCTTCAGACACGGTGAACGCCACCAAGGTGGCCGAGGCCAAGCCCGAGGAGCCGAAGAAGCCGGAGCCGAAGAAGGAAGAGCCCAAAAAGGAAGAGCCGAAGAAGGAAGAACCCAAGAAGACCGCCAAGGAAGAACCGAAAAGCGAGCCGAAAGCCGAGAAGAAGCCGACCAAGGAAGAAATCCTGGCGCAGGCTCTGGGCGAGGCGACCAAGGTCGCCAAGTCTTCTACCAAGAGCGGGGCGGACGGAGCGGCGAAAGGCACTGCCACGAGCGGCTCCAAGGATGCCTTGGCCGATGCTCTGGCAGATCTTGGGCGCGAAGTCTCGGGGCGCGGCACGCGCGGGGACGGGACCGCCGAGGATGGCGATGGCGAAGGAGTGTCTTCGGGCAGTCTGGATCAATACTATGCCACGCAGGTCATTCGGGCCATTCGCCAGAATTGGAGATTTCCGCGTCTGTCGAACGTTGTGCTGGCCACGACCGTTGAGCTCAAGGTGAACAAGGCCGGTGATATTCTGAGCTCGCGTATGCTGAACGGGTCCGGGCGGTCCGATTTTGACGCGTCGGTCATGCGCGCTATCGAGGATACCAAGAAATTGCCTCCTTTGCCTGAAACATTGGACGCGACTCTGGCCATAACATTTTATAATACGGAAAATTGAGCAGGAGCCTGTCTTGATAAAAAAAATCCTTCTCATTCTGCTGGCGCTGCTGGCGTTCTCCGCGTCTGCCCTGGCCGCCGGAGTGCTGAACATCGACATTTATGGACCGGGACAGTCCCGGGTCAATCTTTTCGTGGCCGAGGCGCTGTCCAAGGACGGTTCGGGCCCGGTGGGAGCCATCCCCGGCAACGCGCCGTCGGAATTGCAGCAGCGCATTCATGCCAACTGCGCCTTTTTGCCATTTTTCAACATGCTCTCCGGAAAGGATATCGTCGGTGGCCCCAATCCCGGCGGCTATGTGGCGCAGAGCATCGACTTCAACAAGTTTCAGCTCGCGCGCACCGACGTGCTGGTCACGGCTGCCTGGGCGCCCCGCCCTGGCGGAGTCGGCGAGGTGGAGCTGCGCGCCTATGAGGTCTACACGGGCCGCCTGATTGTGGGCAAAGGCTATGGCGTAGCGAACAATCAACAGATTCCCGAGGTGGCGGCGCGGTTTTGCGCGGACCTGATGGAGGCTTTGACCGGGCAGGGGGATTTCTTCCGTTCGAACATCGCCTTCGTCAAGAAGGAAGGGCAGCGCAAGCAGGTTTACATGGCCACGGCCCAGGGCCTCAATCTGCAGAAGATCACCAACCTGGACGGGATCGCGGTCAGTCCTGCCTGGTCCCACGACGGTCAAAAGCTGGTTTTTGTCTTTCTGGACAAGAAGTATCACAATCTGTGCGTCTGGGATCGACAGACCAGAACCCTGGATAAAAAGAGGCTCCCCGGAAATACCCTTATCGCGCCTGCCTTCACCAAGACCGGCAATGTGGCGATCAGTCTCGACATGCGCGGAAATCCGGACATTTACGAGCTGAATTCCGAATACAAGGTCGTGCGTCCTCTCGAGGAGAACTGGGGTATTGACATCGGGCCGGATTTTGATCGGTCTGGCGAGAAAATGGTGTTTGTTTCCAATAGGTTAGGAAATCCGCATGTATTTTTGAAAAATATGGTCACAGGACAGAGCAAACGCATCTCCCTGACTGGAAAATACAATACCGGTCCAAGCATCAGTCCCGACGGTTCTCAGGTTGTTTTTGCCCAGATGGTGAACGGAAATCATAAATTAT is a genomic window of Desulfomicrobium baculatum DSM 4028 containing:
- the nth gene encoding endonuclease III, yielding MRVSSITARARAVRERLARRYPRPRTELSWSTPWELLVATILSAQCTDARVNMVTPKLFATWRTVEQMATADPAQIESVIRSTGFFRNKAKNLHASAVRIVTHFGGQVPRTMEEMLTLAGVARKTANVVLSNAYGVHAGIAVDTHVKRISFRLGLTRQTNPDKVEQDLLKLFPQESWGAVNHYLVLFGREVCAARKPLCDACELADLCPRTGVVSRSASPVT
- the cutA gene encoding divalent-cation tolerance protein CutA encodes the protein MGQILVYMTFPDQKTATRIGRALLEKRLVACVNILPQVQSMYWWEDEIQHETEVIVLAKTAQTLFEPLKTCVLGLHPYEVPCIVALALGHGHEPFLQWVDKQTRDRLEKCPQNELTGLKKRS
- the miaB gene encoding tRNA (N6-isopentenyl adenosine(37)-C2)-methylthiotransferase MiaB; its protein translation is MRFHILTFGCQMNVADADWLTQSLVSRGWTEAGESDAQVFVVTTCSVREKPEQKVYSLLGRLKSYADRSPDVFVAVGGCVAQQIGEEFWNRFPFVRLVFGTDGTAMVPQALERLANDPALRISLLDFLDHYPEREQPEGGTVQAQAFVNIMQGCDNFCAYCIVPFTRGRQKSRSSDAVVAECEALVRRGARELTLLGQNVNSYGQDKHGDGTSFASLLERISAIPGLMRLKFTTSHPKDIAPEVVTAFGKLPNLCPQLHLPVQSGSDAVLKAMGRKYTRARYLDTIRELRRVCPQITLTTDIIVGFPGETLQDFEDTLELMREVRYESSFSFKYSDRPGVRAEKMDFKVPEEEKSRRLAVLQEMQDRITVEELAAQVGSMAEVLVEGPSKMQDSEYIFWRGRDGGGRIVNFSSPIPCLTGRMVRVRIVDAKKHSLVGEIRGEPW
- a CDS encoding bifunctional nuclease family protein, which encodes MVDMMVFGLALDEDSQMPILILKDTSEDIIFPIWIGAMEAMSISMALNKVAVPRPMTHDLILTILEKMETRLVAVEIISIHEGTYYAELVLQGETGERRVDCRPSDSIALALRAQVPIRVSEEVIALNKTLQKGVFQEVVTGEDSDKWTDILSKYSLDDLKYKM
- a CDS encoding histidinol phosphate phosphatase domain-containing protein — its product is MIDLHTHSSFSDGELIPAELARRAKVAGYRAIAITDHADASNMDFALPRVAAMAKEYSIYMDIVIVAGVELTHVPSALMEQEVRRARALGAGIVVAHGETIVEPVEAGTNLAAIMAGVDVLAHPGLITEEEVRLAAEKGVRLEITTRAGHGYTNGHVLALARAHGAKLVVNNDAHSSRDLTCAELRRKIALGCGMTPEEYRQADAEAWALVSRSLCL
- a CDS encoding MotA/TolQ/ExbB proton channel family protein, which produces MEAVAQTGVVEQMNVTQPIDSIQSLGAATQLGGMSQMGFWDMISNATVVVQGVMTLLAIMSLISWSIIFFKIIQINVGRRKALRERALFQNATNLADGVQTLREQGNSALYPIAKRGLQEFRRLEQSVIHPNLKFRVAGDNLRRVLEQGVSEGLGEMSRSLSFLATCANAAPFIGLFGTVWGIMNSFHAIGQMKTAALAAVAPGISEALVATAIGLAVAIPATIAYNTFLGMITTVHTEMECFASEFLNRAQLELPWMNKRSE
- a CDS encoding ExbD/TolR family protein translates to MQVNSGKGFLAEINVTPFVDVMLVLLIIFMVTAPMLTQGVEVDLPETKAVETLPEDSDTVVLHVLKDGTIKLDKYEVKVDELGNYLKRMEFEKGKLLYLQADKDVAYGVVVKVMAEVRAAGVQKLGVVAEPEEENP
- a CDS encoding cell envelope integrity protein TolA, which produces MFNSLRHLSWVFSIVLHLVVLLGGAYVSTDTHIKLNLNKRMYEVDLVGPPNKGKPGAKSARKKAPEVAEAPQKPEAKDAKTVKAPDEPKKPEKKAAPSETAKAIPSDTVNATKVAEAKPEEPKKPEPKKEEPKKEEPKKEEPKKTAKEEPKSEPKAEKKPTKEEILAQALGEATKVAKSSTKSGADGAAKGTATSGSKDALADALADLGREVSGRGTRGDGTAEDGDGEGVSSGSLDQYYATQVIRAIRQNWRFPRLSNVVLATTVELKVNKAGDILSSRMLNGSGRSDFDASVMRAIEDTKKLPPLPETLDATLAITFYNTEN
- a CDS encoding PD40 domain-containing protein, translating into MIKKILLILLALLAFSASALAAGVLNIDIYGPGQSRVNLFVAEALSKDGSGPVGAIPGNAPSELQQRIHANCAFLPFFNMLSGKDIVGGPNPGGYVAQSIDFNKFQLARTDVLVTAAWAPRPGGVGEVELRAYEVYTGRLIVGKGYGVANNQQIPEVAARFCADLMEALTGQGDFFRSNIAFVKKEGQRKQVYMATAQGLNLQKITNLDGIAVSPAWSHDGQKLVFVFLDKKYHNLCVWDRQTRTLDKKRLPGNTLIAPAFTKTGNVAISLDMRGNPDIYELNSEYKVVRPLEENWGIDIGPDFDRSGEKMVFVSNRLGNPHVFLKNMVTGQSKRISLTGKYNTGPSISPDGSQVVFAQMVNGNHKLFLVDLASGHERQLTFGPGSDEDPTWSPDGYFIAFASNRSGPSKIYLTTKHGDEPILIPTGPGEATSPAWGKL